The genomic interval CAATGTCACGTCTTGCCTTCTGGGAGCCTATGTGGGAGATGACCTAGATCTGCTTATTAACATTAGAGGAGGTCCCCTGACTAGAGCTTTGTGCCTGAGCAGTGAACTGTGCCTCTGATTCAATGACACAGCATCAAGCTACAACATTCCCTGCTCCCAAATCTGTGCTAACCCGCCAATCATGTCCCTGGACTGAAATAAATATGGAATGTATCCACCATTTGTTTGATTACACAGGGCATATGCCTGTTGTCTCTAAATTAAAATTTTTTATGATGCATGAATGATCTGATATGTAAGACCCTTGAGCTTAATTCTGTGGTTTTGTAACAATGGTGGCACAGAAAATGCATAGGTGAATGCCAAGTACTCCTCTTATTGACTAGCTCATGATACACTTTTGATGAAAGGATGCAGCATGGAGGGCCCTGTTTTTTGGACaatcatgtcacatgacctggatttgaacctttatttaaacctTTTCCATCAAACtgtcattatttatttttatgtcagatggtccagcaccatcctcagataattATTGCTTTAATTTTGGGTGTAATTCTAATTTCTGGAAAGGCTTAAAATAAAAAAGGTTAAAGGTGAcatatgcagaaattgctctgcAATTTCCTGGTTACTAACtttctaatagttcacctaatttcagtttatgtgacaaaaaaaaACCTATACATTGTGTAGAGAattattgtaccatctaaaccactgtgaaatatattttacataaccaaaaatattgtatttttagctgtttgaagttggtgtacaaaaccgaaagtaaaagacaaaaaaaaaacagaacaggaagcatagataTAGTGCacgtcagaggaggctggtgggatgagctataggaagatgggctcattgtaatagctggaatagaataagtggaatggtatcaaacacatcaaacatatggaaaccacgtttggctccgttccatttattccacttcagccattacaatgagcccaacCTCCTATagatcctcccaccagcctccattgccacacatagaacagatatacCGCTTCTTAGATttactttcaatgagaatgacagatctataactcacatttctatgtgaatttggttgtgGCACCCAGAAAGTTTAAAAATCTAGGTCATGTGACATGGTAGCCCAAAACACAGGATCCTAAATGGTGTTTCTGGTTATGGGCTGATACTCATATCAGAGGCGAAGAATGATAGATCATCTTCATTTGACCCCTTACCGACAGAGTGATAGGGGACAGACCGTTTGGTGGTGGAGTGTCTATTGTCAGTGCCAAAGGCACCCTATATATCACCAGCTGAGGCTCAACTTTGCCCAGTCAATTGACAGTAATACTGTAAGTGCCAGACCAGAATAAATCGAGACCTTTTCAGATATAGGGGTTGATAGGGATAGGATATCATATAACCATAAGAATAGATTGATAGGAGTAGCTCATCATTTCTTCCAGGACTTAATTCAGAATGCCCAAAAGATGAATTCATGCTTTGTTTGATGCATATTCATCTCAAATGCATGAGACCAGCTTTCATTGCCCCCTCTGTTGGCAAACACTCATTCATGGATGTGGTCTTTAATGCATTAGTCCTACTTTAAAAGGTTTCTGGGTCATACAGTAGGTTATCATACCCAGTCTGTACTCACATTAACATGTTCATTGAGGAAACAAAAAATATTGTAGATAAAGCCATGCATCCGTATAAAAACAATAATGGTGGTAAATGACACTGACAGATGCCAGTAAATAGACTACAGAATGTATAAATACATAGTCATAAAACAATAGTTGTTTGGtgtaatatatacatattttaacATTGAACTACCTTCACCTCAATAAAAATGATTGTTACCTTGTAAAAATGTTCTGAGCATCCCGGAACTTTTGGATGCTCACACAAGCTTTCGAGTCGCCCGTATTTTGTAGTAACACCCTTTCAAAATGATTTCCAAAACAGACACAACTTGCAAAATATTTTAATTTCAAGACTACAAATCATCTCCCGAGATGATTGTTTAAATTGCTGCCGAATGCTTACAACCAACACCGGTCCCGATGGTAATAGATAACGGCTATTTTCAAAGGAGGGCCGGTTGAGCATGCAAAGGGGACTAACTACAGTAGGCGCTCCACGGCTTCTGTTCAAATCCTTGGCGGCGAGGAACAGAGGGACAGCGCGCAGTGAATCCCAAATCCGTAATGACATCTCCAACCTCGAGCCCTTGCGATGGCTCATAAAAAGCTGGTTCGACCGAAATGTGGTTGTAAACTTCGAGATACAGGAGCTGATGTTTTTTAGCCACCTCGGAGATGGCGCGGATGTGAGGTGTTTAAGTTGTGTTCCACATTTTCTTAGTTGCTTGTCCTGTTGACTGTTGTACCTTCTCACTCTTGAATACAATTTAGCTAACTAGATAGCTGCTCGTTCAGGCACATCTGATGTGGtttctctgtttccctgtttTAGGGCAGTGAAGAACATCCGATAGTTCTCACCGAGGCGCCCTGCAACCCGCTGCACAGTCGCCAGATGATGTCAGTGCTGCTCTTTGAGTGCTACAGAGTCCCAAATGCAGTGGTGggggactcaagtaaaagtgaaagtcacccagtaaaatactacttcagtaaaagtatttggctttaaatatacttaagtatcaaaagtaaatataattgctaaaatatacttaagtattaaaagtaaaagtataaataatttcaaatgcattataaagcaaaccagacggcataattatttttaaattttttatttacagatagccaggggcatgcgctaactcagacataatttacaaacaaagcatgtgttgagtgagtccaccagatcagaggcagtagggatgaccagggatgttctcttgataagtgtgtgaattacacaattttcctgtcctgctaagcattcaaaatggagggagtacatttgggtgtcaaggaaaatgtatggagtaaaaagtagaagttgtcaaaaatataaatagtaaactaaagtacagatacccctaaaactacttaagtagtactttcaagtatttttacttaagtactttacaccactgccctcATGTATCCTATGGGGGGGAATAGCCTGCACAGCTTATATTACAACACTGCTCTCTGcaacctcccccctcccctcacacacacacacacacacattgtcctgTCCTCCAGCTACCACTGCGCTCACATACTACCTGTTATCAATGGAAGGTAGACACAGTAATATGAGGTTTTAGGTGACTCCACTCATACTCAACCAGGTAGCCAGATCTGTCTTTTCTTTTGCCAAATCCTCTATTGTTTGTTTTCATGCTAGAGGAGTTGGGAAAAGAACCAATCGATGTCGCTGCCATCTCACCAGATGTAACATGCTGTCCTCTGGTGTTTCCCCAGGCTGGATGCATGTGAACGTGGGCAGGAGCCAGGTGGTGTCCTACTTCCAGCGTCTGCTCCAGCTGAAGTACACTGGTCACCTGGCGGCCGTCACCCTCTGCCTCATAGAGAGCTGCTCCACAAACACAGCTACACAGCCAATAACTACCACCAAGGTCTGTCTGCCATGGGGCCAGAGAGGTCTATTGAGATTGTATGAAACAGTATGTGGTGCTTTGCTTTATATGTGATTCAttgcctgactctctctctctctccttcagagcTGGACCCTTCTCTGCCAAGGTTCTGGGCGGCGTGGTGATTGTGgaggagatgcaggagagacgTGCCCAGCAGCTGCGCAGGCTACAGGAAATAAACGCCTGGCGCAGGGAGGAGATGCTGCAGCAGGACCAAGAGCGTCTGGATAAACTATTGGCCCTGCAGGCAAGAACCATTATCTTTTAACCACTTCGTCAACCATGACCCTTAACTGCTGTGCAATTCCACGGTCTTGGAATTACGCAGAGAGTCCAATTTCTCACTTAAAATGTAcaccaaacaaaaaacattgaatCCAAAGTTTACTAAACCGTACAACCCTATGCACAAGGACTATGtttaacaatttacactgaacattttacaaaaacacattcactGGATAAACtatgcagatgcaaagtttggtaacagaatttcgtTAAAATATCCCTCCGTTTTTTTAATGTATCCGCGTTTTCCAAAAGCTCTTACATATCCACTCCAACTTAGGATTCAATACTTCCTGaggaaagaatggggtgtcagctatggcATGACACAATGACTTTGAAATAATATCTGTTGGTAAGTGAGGTGGACCTGGTAATGGAATTGCAGTATCacgggtccctgatctgtactccaCAGAAATGGacatgaatgtcattctcttcatagtgatgtatcctgaataggtacacaaaggtataaatatgcaatatcctattttgcatatttgggtattattgTACACAATGACcattattttaatgagctctgTCCCAAAACAAAACCACATTTGTTTGGTCAGGACCGGACAAAATCTGTACTAATAGCAGTCTGTTTCACAATTTTGAACATTAAAGTACAGCACAAtagagctcagtagagtagagttcagaaCATTATACAactgggtgggtctaatcctgaatgctgattagtTAAAAGCGCATttcagccggtgtctattccacaaattactaccggctaaatctatgacgtcaAAATGCCTATTcattctgttccatctgactgcgcaatccactgtctcggTAACCCAGACAGGgaagttataaacttgatctccactataaaaataaTCGAGACATTATCTCATATTTTTGTATAAGATTTGTATAAAccagtctgtctctccgacatttgtaATAATTTGTGTAATGGTCGAGAAtcaggacgagagagagagaggcaggcagcgttACTCAGCCATtggaaatcatgaatcagctttATATATACAAAGAGATCTCAATTGGAAAAAGgtgaaacgaagtgcagctagtttacagtctttccagcttcagtttgaagttaaTGTTAACTGTgtttgttggctagctcctctgaacaagtgTCCTaatgagagagcacattttctatgccaagcgaaatcgtgcctcattagctcattgttatggatgtagccAAAttaatgtcactagaaaacagcttaatcAAATGCATCTCCTGTTGTTGTTTGGCGTGACTGTAAATTAACAGTAGttggctagcaagcaagggatcaGAACGttgccagtatggcaatggaacatttagaatgaatgactgggtcgcgtccatagatacagaacaaaaagactgaacaactgggtcgagtctctggcaactgaaccaatagaacgaaagaccagccggcttgggtagtaACCCTAGatatttatttatagactaatacaaaTCAGTAACGGATTTAGACATGGGCAGCCGCCCAGGGCGGAATCTTACTGGGGGTGGTTCGCCAAGGGCGCCATACTAGCTAGAACTGCCActtacacttgaaacaaatagccaaactgAGAACTGCAAACAAAAATGCTTTCTGCTACTAAGATCAGTGAAATGGAGCCTAAACTGACAACCGTGCGAAGAGCAGAAACCTACACGAAGGGGGGGATTCTggctccaaacaccggcttctcgggcatgATCACAGTCATATAACGGGATTCCaatatattcaaataatgattgacatattgtCATTAACTTTattttattcatactatttcatccttccacaatatATAGTCACGAAAAATATCTAGGGTTACTATCCAAGCCGGCTGGTCTTTCGTTCCATTGGTGCAGTTGCCAGAGACTCGACCCAGTTGTTCaagaagaacaaattcttattttcaataacggcctagcaacagtgggttaaatgccttgttcagaggcagaacgtcagatttgtaccttgtcagctcgatcttgcaacctttcagttactagtccaacactaggctaccctgcagccccaatataccacggctgtcagccaaacaGCATTCAGGCCTtgaaccatccagtttataacagactgtatgacaaaacatttatttgtactgctctaattatgttggtaaccagtttataatagcaataaggcacctctggggtttgtggtatattggccatacaccatacccccttgtgccttattgctattatatacTTATAATtctatccaagatggcgtagcagtcagacatctttgtccttcgtcttgtcgtgtcccattGTTAGGAAATTCTGATTAatatgactgaacaaatcattttaaatggaactgtaagtaaacttatactctgttatattatatctgattaacaatatgagttcataagtaGGAATTGTGGGACAGGAGAAAGGAGTAATAAAACCATTCCAACTGGGCAGGAACAAATGGGTTgtggactgtgtaaacacataaggtcgttagcctatggttgacccAACTGAAACgtagctctggggtttttagataaggcagtgagtgcatttcTAGGGTTTCTGTTAATTAAAActgtcagttcagtggtgatcgataatgttgaggggtcaaaagttatctgggagtgtgttagtaagttagaatgaacttttcaccttacTTTGTCCTGTCGAGAGGGGGTTCGGGTTAAGGCagtgaaatgacgtcatgatctgtattTAACCTGATGCATGTTGTTTGAGgggagcgcgctccgagaataaattctattacctattatttaaagactggtctgcgtctatttCATGCAATCAAGGAATCTtataaattctcataaaatagatgaagggctttcaattgatgaaagcacattggcataattaaattatacTAACACCCATGTATATCTTTTTATatctttttcttcgcatatcttttcaaatattttttctaaacctcaacttcaaaatactctcctgaaacccgcctcacccaatgtggtgtggatctgttttttctaaagtatttttatttacctCGGAACCTCAATCCCCCAACAGAATGCTAACCAGCtcactagctagtagtcagctaaccactgctagcggtcatcagctaacctttagctcggaaagctcttgcCAGTTTGCACAATGCGACTCAAACCACAGCATActggacctattttctctccatatccccagattcctaccgcaagctctgaaccttttcgcctggatcatcgcagctagctagctgctatccgagtgactactcctggctaacgtcggtcccaaagcaagcaccaattagcctggagctagcccacGCTAGGCCcattctcccggctagctgaagtgGTCCATAAACCAcgcctgggctacaatacccgaaCCCCTTCTACTGCCAGTACACggcacggaaccccgccgatccttcaagactggactaccgacgtaatctCCTCGAGGGGGTACTCAACTGGCCCCTATGTTGCGACGtccccctgaatgcccatctgttagccgcggcccgctagctgtctagagcatattggactgttagctgaatagatccattggccaatttcttgggccgctatacctattttgccaattggacttggacccctctgctactcgGAACCCTACAAAACCATCATGACTGGTCTATCAACGTCACCGCACGCCGAGCCTAAAACAGACTTTCCTCCATTGCGACTTCCCTCTAAGGCtgttctgctagcttgctagcctcTGCCTGCTatctgtctgaatcgccgtgtctccagccagcccaaccactcactggaccccgatgatcactcggctacacatgcctctccctaatatcaatatgccttgtccattactgtcttggttagtgattattgtcttatttcactgtagagcctctagccctgctcaatatgccttaaccaaccattcagttccacctcccacatatgcggtgacatcacctggtttaaacgtctctagaggcaatctctcatcattactcaatgcctaggtttacctccaatgtactcgcatcctaccatacctttgtctgtacattatgtatTGAATCTATTCTATCTTGCCAAGAAACCTGATCCTTTTGCTCTCTGTTCCGAatgtactagacgaccagttctgatagccttaagccgtacccttatcctactcctcctctggtgatgtagaggttaatccaggccctgcagtgcctagctccactccactccccacctactccccaggtgctgtCATTTGtagacttctgtaaccgtaaaagccttggtttcatgcatgttaacattagaagcctcctccctaagtttgttttattcactgctttagcacactctgccaacctggatgtcctagctgtgtctgaatcctggctgaggaagaccaccaaaaaccctgaaatttccatccctaactagtaatattttccgacaagatagaactgccaaccggggcggtgttgcaatctactgcagagatagcctgcagaggtctgtcttactatccaggtctgtacccaaacaattcgagcttctacttttaaaaatccactttTCTAGAAACAAATTTCTCActattgccgcttgctatagacccccctctgcccCCAGTTGTgcactggacaccatatgtgaattgattgcccccccatctatcgtcaTAGCTcttgctgctaggtgacc from Oncorhynchus tshawytscha isolate Ot180627B linkage group LG22, Otsh_v2.0, whole genome shotgun sequence carries:
- the LOC112222140 gene encoding actin-related protein 5-like isoform X2 gives rise to the protein MQRGLTTVGAPRLLFKSLAARNRGTARSESQIRNDISNLEPLRWLIKSWFDRNVVVNFEIQELMFFSHLGDGADGSEEHPIVLTEAPCNPLHSRQMMLDACERGQEPGGVLLPASAPAEVHWSPGGRHPLPHRELLHKHSYTANNYHQELDPSLPRFWAAW
- the LOC112222140 gene encoding actin-related protein 5-like isoform X1, with translation MQRGLTTVGAPRLLFKSLAARNRGTARSESQIRNDISNLEPLRWLIKSWFDRNVVVNFEIQELMFFSHLGDGADGSEEHPIVLTEAPCNPLHSRQMMSVLLFECYRVPNAVVGDSSKSESHPVKYYFSKSWMHVNVGRSQVVSYFQRLLQLKYTGHLAAVTLCLIESCSTNTATQPITTTKSWTLLCQGSGRRGDCGGDAGETCPAAAQATGNKRLAQGGDAAAGPRASG